The DNA window GCGCGGGTAATGCGTTACGGTCGTTCGTGGCCGCCTTCTCGATCCCCGCCAGCGTTTCGGCCAGCTGTTCGAAGCCCAGGTTGGCGGCCACCCCGCGCACCCGGTGCGCCTGGGCCTGCAGCCCGACGCCGTCACCGGTTTCATGCAGCGCCGCCAGTTGGCGCGCGCTGGCTCCATGGTCCGCATCGAAGCGGCACAGCGCCTGCTGGTGTTCCGTGCCGCCGCCCCAGCGCAGTGCGCCGGCGGCGCGGTTCAGCACCTGCGCCTTGCCCGGCTGGCCGGCGGGAGCGACCGCGCAGACCGCATGCAAGCCGAGCACGCGGGCGATTTCATGCGACAGCGCATACCAGTCCACCGGCTTGGACGCAAAGCCGTCCATGCCTGCCGCGGTGCTGGCCTTGCGGTGCGCTTCCAGCACGCTGGCCGTCATCGCCAGCACCGGCACGCGCGGGCGGCCATTGCGGGCGGCTTCCTCGCGGATCATCCGGGTGGCCGACAGGCCGTCGACGATCGGCATCTGCACGTCCATCAGGATCACGTCGAAGTCGTGCTGCGCCGCGAGTTCGGCCGCGCGGGCACCGTCGTGGGCCGGTGTCAGCGTGTGGCCGCGCTTGCCCATCAACAGCCCCAGCAGCTCAAGATTCTGCGCCACGTCGTCCGCGGCCAGCACGCGCAGCGGCGGCAGTTCGTAGGCCGCGCCCTGGCGCTGGCGCGGCATGAGCGCCTGCTCCGGCGCGAGGGCCGGCACCAGCGGCAGCACCACGTGGAAGGTGGTGCCTTCGCCCGGCGTGCTTTCGGCCCAGATGCGGCCGCCCATCAGTTCCACCAGCTGCTTGCTGATCGTGGTGCCCAGGCCCGTGCCGCCGAAGCGCCGCGTCATCGACGCGTCGGCCTGCGTGAATGGATCGAAGATCGCGGCCAGCCGGTCCGGCGCAATGCCGATACCGGTATCGCGCACGGCGATCGCCAGTTCCTCACCCACCCGGGAAACGGACAGCGTGACGCTGCCGACGGCCGTGAACTTGATCGCGTTGTCCACGAGGTTGGTCAGTACCTGGCGCATGCGCAGTTCATCGCCGTGCAGCCAGGGCGAGAGGTCCGGCGCGAACGCGATGTTCAGCGCCAGCCCCTTGGCACGCGCCGTCGTGTTATACGTCGACGACAGCTCGTCGATCAGCGCCAGCAGGCTGTAGTCGTCCAGCTCCAGCTCCACCGCGCCTTTTTCCAGCTTGGCGGTATCGAGGATCTCGTTCAGCAGGCGCAGCAGGGACCGGCCGGCATGGCGCACCGTGTCCAGGTGGGCGCGCTGGTCGGGCTTCAGTTCGGTATCGAGCAGCACGTCGGTGAAGCCGAGGATCGAATTCATCGGCGTGCGGATTTCGTGGCTCATGTTGGCCACGAAACTGGCACGCGCCGCCGATGCCTGTTCCGCCTTTTCCTTGGCATCGCGCAGGTCTTCTTCCATCTGGCGCCGCTCGGTGGTGTCGAGGATCACGCCGTCGAACCAGCGCGGCTTGCCGTCGTCGCCCCGGACCATCGTGCCGTGTTCCCAGACCCAGCGCGAGCTGCCGTCCGCATGGCGGATGCGATACTCGACCGTGTACGGCAGGCCGTTCTCGGCGCACAGCTTGCAGACGGCCATCACGCGCGGCATGTCGACCGGCAGTATCAAGTCGTTCAGGCTGCGGAAACTGGCGGTGCCGACGAAGTCCGATACCGGGTGGCCGGTGACCCATTCGACGCCATCGCTGATGAATTCGAGCGGATAGTCGTTTTCGGCGCGGCAGCGGAATGCAATGCCGGGAATGCTGCCGATCAGCGAGCGGAATTGCAGTTCACTGTCGCGCAGGGCCGTGGTGATCTTGCGCCGCTCGCTGATGTCGGTGATGAACAGCACGTATACATTGCTGTCGATGAGCTTTGCATGGCCGAGCGCCTTGCGGATCGGTACCTCGGAACCGTCCTTGCGGCGGCCCATCACTTCCTCGCCGGCGCGTGCCAGGTGCATGTCGCCGGTGCGGATGCAGCGCAACAGGCCATGCCGTTCCGACGCTTCCGGGTCGGCCATCAGCAGCTTGGCGGGCTGGCCGACGATCTCGTCGTGCCGCCAGCCGAAGATGCGCTCGGCCGACGCATTGAAGTCCCGGATGATGCCCTGCTCGTCGATCGTGACGACACCGTCGACGGTCGTCGTCGTCAGCGCATGCATCGACCTTTCGCTCTGCAGCAGGCTGCGGTATATCTCGCGGTAGCGCAGCAGGCCCTGCACGGCCATGACCGCCAGCGTGAACAAGATCGTGATCGCGGAAACGGAGAGCGCCATTTCGTCCGTGTCATCCGGCAAGGCGATGTCGGGCGGCATGCCGACGAAACGCGCCGCCGCCATGCCGGTGTAGTGCATGCCGGTGATCGCGCAGCCCATCACGATGGCGCTGATGCCGAGGCGCTGGCGCCCCGACAAGTGCCGTGCGCGTTCACGCAGGCCGAAGCGCACGCCCAGTGCGACC is part of the Pseudoduganella lutea genome and encodes:
- a CDS encoding MHYT domain-containing protein, with the protein product MNLSALITLFSPPDDPSLLQYGIYDLRLVALSALIAIFASGMGLYIAGQQSAAQTRGLRAAALLSGSLALGAGIWAMHFIGMLAFDVCIGTQYEPVLTALSLLPGIAASAVALSITRRERLTRGTLLLGGVLVGAGIGAMHYSGMAAMQTALELRYDPLMFALSIVVAVVLSTVALGVRFGLRERARHLSGRQRLGISAIVMGCAITGMHYTGMAAARFVGMPPDIALPDDTDEMALSVSAITILFTLAVMAVQGLLRYREIYRSLLQSERSMHALTTTTVDGVVTIDEQGIIRDFNASAERIFGWRHDEIVGQPAKLLMADPEASERHGLLRCIRTGDMHLARAGEEVMGRRKDGSEVPIRKALGHAKLIDSNVYVLFITDISERRKITTALRDSELQFRSLIGSIPGIAFRCRAENDYPLEFISDGVEWVTGHPVSDFVGTASFRSLNDLILPVDMPRVMAVCKLCAENGLPYTVEYRIRHADGSSRWVWEHGTMVRGDDGKPRWFDGVILDTTERRQMEEDLRDAKEKAEQASAARASFVANMSHEIRTPMNSILGFTDVLLDTELKPDQRAHLDTVRHAGRSLLRLLNEILDTAKLEKGAVELELDDYSLLALIDELSSTYNTTARAKGLALNIAFAPDLSPWLHGDELRMRQVLTNLVDNAIKFTAVGSVTLSVSRVGEELAIAVRDTGIGIAPDRLAAIFDPFTQADASMTRRFGGTGLGTTISKQLVELMGGRIWAESTPGEGTTFHVVLPLVPALAPEQALMPRQRQGAAYELPPLRVLAADDVAQNLELLGLLMGKRGHTLTPAHDGARAAELAAQHDFDVILMDVQMPIVDGLSATRMIREEAARNGRPRVPVLAMTASVLEAHRKASTAAGMDGFASKPVDWYALSHEIARVLGLHAVCAVAPAGQPGKAQVLNRAAGALRWGGGTEHQQALCRFDADHGASARQLAALHETGDGVGLQAQAHRVRGVAANLGFEQLAETLAGIEKAATNDRNALPALLARHAGELDAALAAVRAQPCLEPVAEPGGAGQPVPAALLDTAAVRAAAEALQHSLARGALDDAALASLSQALHGHVPPATLAPLQMAIDDFDFTLAETRLATMLQTVLGTEMEPSP